The Elusimicrobiaceae bacterium nucleotide sequence ATCAAAAGTCTGAGACAAACGAGACAAAATGGGAACTAAAATTTTCGGGCTGATGGAAGCCACTTGAGCGCGCGAATTTCCCAGCGGCAGCACCCCTACTCCCCACTGAGACATAGAAACTTTACCACGCAACAACCCCCCCACTACGGCAATATTAGTATTGCCTAAAGTGCGCAAAATATCAGCCACGCTTACAGGTTTTTTGATATCCAAATAGAAACTATGCTCTTGACGTGCCAACGGATCTAATGGCACTATCAATACGGGACGTTTTTGGATACCGGCCCAACCTAACGCTAAGTTCAACGTAAGCGTTGTTTTACCAGCCCCTTCTTTCGGGCTGCTAAGCGCAATAATTTTGGCTTCGTTTTTAGGGGTTTCAAGTTCAGCCATAGTTGTTATTATTCCACCACTTCAACAGTAATAAACAGGAAGAGAGATCTTTGCTCTTCGGTGACGTCTTTGTATTTAAACAAAAGGCCCAACAAAGGGATACGTCCTAAGAAAGGCACACGGTTTTCACTGACGTTGCGATAACTGCTTTTCAATCCGCCGATTACCAATGTTTCACCGCTGTTCAGTTCAACGTGAGTTTCTACATCACGGTTGGTAAAAGAAGGAGCGGTAGCCGTACCTACAGACACCGTACGAGAATAGTCTACCGTAGAAACGGATAACTGCACCTGTAAGTCAATGATGTTGCCTCTTTCCGGAATGATAGTAGGCAAAACGTTCAGCAAGATACCATACTCTTCCAACTGAGATCCGACACCTTGATTATTTACCACCGGTATAGGCACTTTACCACCTACGGTGATTTTGGCTGCATTACCAGAAGCCGTGACAATCTTAGGGTTGGAAAGCACTTGAGCGCGGCCTTCGGTTTCAGACAAACGCAAACGGGTAATCACAGCTGTTTTACGTTGGAATTCGCCCAAAGACAAAATACCGGGAATATTGGCCTCTTCAAAGTCAAAGATTTGGTTCCACTCAAACCCTTTTGCTGAGGTCATCGTTCCGCCGATTTCCACCACGTCAGCACTCACAGCCACCAGACGCGTCTTCTTGGCAAATGCCGCCGGGCACGCCAAGGCCATTAACAAAACCAACAAAGTAATTTTAACCGTAGATTTCATATCACTTTTCCTTATTGGAATAATTTTTCAAAAGTAGCAATTTCCATTACATACTGTGCCACGTCACCGTGGGAACGTAAGATAACAGACAAAGTACCCTCATCTTTAGCCAAAGCCAAATATTGGGCATCTTTGGGAGAAAGTGCCAAGCTTAACGCACTTTGATCGGTATAAGCGGAAGCATCTTCCTCAGCATTACGCATAGCAGCCATTGCTTTAGCATCTAAACCTTGTCCCAAGTTAGACCCTACACCTAATACTTTAATGTTTTGTAATAAAGTCACCGTCACTTTTTGACGGGCACCGCTTTTCATTACCGCTTCAAAAGTAAGCAATACGTCCACGTTGTCATCGGGCTTAATCATACTGGCAACATTGGAGTCTACCGTAATGACAAAACCTCTCATCTGTACAGGGATTTTACTAGACAAACCAGCCTCCGGAGAAAGAGAGGTGACGGCATATTTAGAAATTTGGTTTCCTTTCGGAATCTGTACACGAGCAATGGCATTGTCAAT carries:
- a CDS encoding type II and III secretion system protein, whose protein sequence is MKSTVKITLLVLLMALACPAAFAKKTRLVAVSADVVEIGGTMTSAKGFEWNQIFDFEEANIPGILSLGEFQRKTAVITRLRLSETEGRAQVLSNPKIVTASGNAAKITVGGKVPIPVVNNQGVGSQLEEYGILLNVLPTIIPERGNIIDLQVQLSVSTVDYSRTVSVGTATAPSFTNRDVETHVELNSGETLVIGGLKSSYRNVSENRVPFLGRIPLLGLLFKYKDVTEEQRSLFLFITVEVVE
- the cpaB gene encoding Flp pilus assembly protein CpaB, coding for MKKGLLLPFVLALLAALVYGLIVNNAQKKLNSSKTIKTVLVPVRDIKEREVIKREYLKRVQIPAAYVQKDAFIYTTDADFAKIDNAIARVQIPKGNQISKYAVTSLSPEAGLSSKIPVQMRGFVITVDSNVASMIKPDDNVDVLLTFEAVMKSGARQKVTVTLLQNIKVLGVGSNLGQGLDAKAMAAMRNAEEDASAYTDQSALSLALSPKDAQYLALAKDEGTLSVILRSHGDVAQYVMEIATFEKLFQ